The Streptomyces sp. HUAS CB01 genome has a segment encoding these proteins:
- the iolC gene encoding 5-dehydro-2-deoxygluconokinase: protein MPQPYDVITMGRIGVDLYPLRTGVPLAQVDTFGKFLGGSATNVAVAAARLGRRAAVVTRTGQDAFGDYLHEALREFRVDDRWVTAVPGLPTPVTFCEIFPPDDFPLYFYRQPKAPDLELRAEELDMAAIGATRVFWTTGTGLCAEPSREATLAALEHRAKSGTTVFDLDWRPMFWEGPTGTPADEARPHYAKALAHATVAVGNLEECEIATGEREPYAAARALLGAGVELAVVKQGPKGVLAVHRDGTTAQVPPVEVDVVNGLGAGDAFGGAMVHGLLAGWELGRTMRFANAAGAIVAARLACSSAMPYAAEVDALLDGHAPAPEPCPDPRPGTDRGPGPAAAGAAS from the coding sequence ATGCCTCAGCCGTACGACGTCATCACGATGGGCCGGATCGGAGTGGACCTCTACCCCCTTCGGACCGGGGTCCCGCTGGCGCAGGTCGACACCTTCGGGAAGTTCCTCGGGGGGTCCGCCACGAACGTGGCGGTCGCCGCGGCCCGGCTCGGCCGGCGTGCCGCTGTCGTCACCCGGACCGGCCAGGACGCCTTCGGGGACTACCTCCACGAGGCGCTCCGCGAGTTCCGGGTCGACGACCGCTGGGTGACGGCGGTGCCGGGGCTGCCGACCCCCGTGACGTTCTGCGAGATTTTCCCGCCGGACGACTTCCCGCTGTACTTCTACCGGCAGCCGAAGGCCCCCGACCTCGAACTGCGCGCCGAGGAACTGGACATGGCCGCGATCGGCGCAACGCGGGTCTTCTGGACGACCGGCACCGGTCTGTGCGCCGAGCCCAGCCGGGAGGCCACCCTGGCCGCGCTCGAGCACCGGGCGAAGTCCGGGACGACCGTGTTCGACCTGGACTGGCGGCCCATGTTCTGGGAGGGCCCCACCGGTACGCCGGCGGACGAGGCCCGGCCGCACTACGCGAAGGCGCTCGCCCACGCCACCGTCGCCGTCGGCAATCTCGAGGAGTGCGAGATCGCCACCGGGGAGCGCGAACCGTACGCCGCCGCCCGTGCGCTCCTCGGCGCGGGGGTCGAGCTGGCCGTGGTCAAGCAGGGCCCCAAGGGCGTCCTGGCCGTGCACCGCGACGGCACGACCGCACAGGTGCCGCCGGTGGAGGTCGACGTCGTCAACGGCCTCGGCGCGGGCGACGCGTTCGGCGGGGCCATGGTCCACGGGCTCCTCGCCGGCTGGGAGTTGGGGCGGACCATGCGGTTCGCCAATGCCGCGGGAGCGATCGTCGCCGCGCGTCTCGCCTGCTCGTCGGCCATGCCCTACGCCGCCGAGGTGGACGCCCTCCTCGACGGCCACGCACCGGCCCCCGAACCGTGCCCCGACCCCCGGCCCGGCACGGACCGCGGACCCGGACCGGCGGCGGCCGGAGCGGCGTCGTGA
- a CDS encoding Cgl0159 family (beta/alpha)8-fold protein — protein MTRVDLTDLVRIRVRHPEAVAEAAARRRRRPLVGSSGRLMIIAADHPARGALAVGDQRYAMANRLGLLERLCTALERPGVDGVLATADVLEDLLLLGALDDKVVMGSMNRGGLAGAAFELDDRFTGHRAEDLARLGFDAGKLLLRIDYDDPGSLSTLHSTARAIDEMAAHRLPVFVEPFICRRVDGVLRNDLSAEAVTRSIAIASGLAGTSAYTWLKIPVTENPDDMARVMETSTLPAVLLGGDVGDTAGGQAAAYEKWRGALQLPTVQGLVVGRSLLYPVDGDVTAAVDTAVGLL, from the coding sequence GTGACCCGCGTCGACCTCACCGACCTCGTCAGGATCAGGGTCCGCCACCCGGAGGCCGTGGCCGAGGCGGCGGCCCGCCGCCGGCGCAGGCCCCTCGTCGGCAGCAGCGGCCGACTGATGATCATCGCCGCGGACCACCCCGCCCGGGGCGCGCTCGCGGTCGGCGACCAGCGGTACGCGATGGCCAACCGGCTGGGCCTCCTGGAGCGTCTGTGCACCGCGCTCGAGCGCCCCGGCGTGGACGGCGTCCTCGCCACCGCCGACGTCCTGGAGGACCTCCTCCTGCTCGGGGCGCTCGACGACAAGGTCGTCATGGGGTCGATGAACCGCGGCGGACTCGCCGGTGCCGCCTTCGAGCTGGACGACCGGTTCACCGGACACCGCGCCGAGGACCTCGCGCGCCTCGGTTTCGACGCGGGCAAGCTGCTCCTGCGCATCGACTACGACGACCCCGGCTCCCTGTCCACCCTCCACTCCACCGCCCGCGCCATCGACGAGATGGCCGCCCACCGGCTGCCGGTCTTCGTCGAGCCGTTCATCTGCCGCCGCGTCGACGGGGTACTGCGCAACGACCTGTCAGCCGAGGCCGTCACGCGTTCCATAGCCATCGCCTCCGGCCTCGCCGGCACGTCGGCGTACACCTGGCTGAAGATCCCCGTCACCGAGAACCCCGACGACATGGCGCGGGTGATGGAGACCTCCACGCTCCCCGCGGTCCTGCTCGGAGGCGATGTGGGAGACACCGCGGGCGGACAGGCGGCGGCGTACGAGAAATGGCGCGGCGCGCTGCAACTTCCCACGGTCCAGGGTCTGGTGGTGGGCCGATCACTGCTCTATCCGGTCGACGGCGACGTCACGGCGGCTGTCGACACGGCCGTGGGCCTGCTCTAG
- a CDS encoding DUF4291 domain-containing protein → MTPPTYEIRALHTETTITVYQAYDPAIGVPAARDGRFPVSWKRDRMTWIKPSFLWMMYRCGWGTKEGQQTVLAIEIGRDGFEWALHNACLSHYSPGVHRDQADWKRRLRQAPARVQWDPERDLRLTPLPYRSLQLGLAGEASARFADEWTVRIDDVTPLAHEIHARVRRGDLEAARKLMPEERAYPVGEGLLGHLTAPARPEPAP, encoded by the coding sequence ATGACACCACCCACGTACGAGATACGCGCACTTCACACCGAGACGACGATCACGGTCTACCAGGCGTACGACCCGGCGATCGGCGTGCCCGCCGCCCGGGACGGCCGGTTCCCGGTCTCCTGGAAGAGGGACCGGATGACCTGGATCAAGCCGTCGTTCCTGTGGATGATGTACCGCTGCGGCTGGGGCACCAAGGAGGGCCAGCAGACCGTCCTCGCGATCGAGATCGGCCGCGACGGGTTCGAATGGGCGCTGCACAACGCCTGTCTGTCCCACTACTCACCGGGGGTCCACAGGGATCAGGCGGACTGGAAGCGCCGGCTCCGGCAGGCGCCGGCCCGGGTGCAGTGGGATCCGGAGCGGGACCTGCGGTTGACGCCGCTGCCGTACCGCTCTCTGCAGCTGGGACTGGCCGGGGAGGCGTCGGCCCGGTTCGCGGACGAGTGGACCGTGCGCATCGACGACGTGACCCCGCTCGCGCACGAGATCCACGCCCGGGTGCGGCGCGGGGATCTGGAGGCCGCCCGAAAGCTGATGCCCGAGGAGCGGGCCTACCCCGTGGGGGAGGGGCTCCTCGGGCATCTCACGGCCCCGGCGCGGCCGGAGCCGGCACCGTAG
- a CDS encoding S8 family peptidase: MGALLSAAVVAAGLQFAVTPTAHSAPLGDLRLAPTATAVQNSWIVVLKDGSTRVSELTADQDVTPKHVFRSVLNGFSASMSKAEAERLAADPRVAYVEQNSVIRLNETQTNATWGLDRVDQRSLPLSTTYTHNTAASNVNAYIIDTGIRTSHGEFGDRASVGTDTVGDGRNGQDCQGHGTHVAGTVGGRTYGVAKGVNLIAVRVLGCDGSGTTEGVIAGVDWVTANAAKPAVANMSLGGSASAALDSAVKRSIASGVSYSIAAGNGILIGIPVNACNYSPARVPEAITVGATDRTDRRASFSNYGTCLDLFAPGVDITSAWKDSDSATSTISGTSMATPHTAGVAALYLADNPTASPAQVRDALVNNATSGKVTDPRTGSPNKLLHSLF, translated from the coding sequence ATGGGCGCGCTGCTCTCCGCAGCCGTCGTCGCGGCCGGTCTCCAGTTCGCCGTCACCCCCACAGCGCACAGTGCGCCGCTCGGCGATCTCCGTCTCGCCCCCACTGCAACCGCCGTACAGAACAGCTGGATCGTCGTCCTGAAGGACGGCAGCACCCGTGTCTCCGAACTGACCGCCGATCAGGACGTGACCCCCAAGCACGTCTTCCGGTCGGTGCTGAACGGCTTCTCCGCCTCCATGTCCAAGGCCGAGGCCGAGCGACTCGCCGCCGACCCGCGGGTGGCGTACGTGGAGCAGAACAGCGTCATCCGCCTCAACGAGACCCAGACCAACGCGACCTGGGGCCTCGACCGCGTGGACCAGCGCAGTCTGCCGCTGTCGACGACGTACACGCACAACACGGCGGCGTCGAACGTGAACGCGTACATCATCGACACCGGCATCCGCACCTCGCACGGAGAGTTCGGCGACCGGGCGAGCGTCGGCACCGACACCGTCGGCGACGGCCGGAACGGTCAGGACTGCCAGGGCCACGGCACCCACGTGGCCGGCACCGTGGGAGGCAGGACCTACGGCGTCGCCAAGGGCGTCAACCTGATCGCCGTGCGCGTCCTCGGCTGTGACGGCTCCGGCACGACCGAGGGCGTCATCGCGGGCGTCGACTGGGTGACGGCGAACGCGGCCAAGCCGGCCGTGGCCAACATGAGCCTCGGCGGCAGCGCCAGCGCCGCCCTGGACAGCGCGGTGAAGCGGTCCATCGCCTCGGGTGTCAGCTACTCGATCGCGGCGGGCAACGGCATCCTCATCGGCATCCCCGTGAACGCGTGCAACTACTCCCCGGCCCGCGTCCCCGAGGCCATCACGGTCGGCGCCACGGACAGGACGGACCGGCGGGCGTCGTTCTCCAACTACGGCACGTGCCTGGACCTGTTCGCCCCCGGCGTGGACATCACCTCGGCGTGGAAGGACAGCGACAGCGCGACGAGCACCATCTCCGGCACGTCGATGGCCACCCCGCACACCGCGGGTGTCGCCGCGCTCTACCTGGCGGACAACCCCACGGCGTCCCCGGCACAGGTCCGCGACGCCCTGGTGAACAACGCGACCAGCGGCAAGGTCACGGACCCGCGCACGGGGTCCCCGAACAAGCTGCTGCACTCGCTGTTCTGA
- a CDS encoding sugar phosphate isomerase/epimerase family protein has product MTSSAASFNRIRIGSAPDSWGVWFPDDPRQVPWQRFLDEVARAGYEWIELGPYGYLPTDPARLAEETSSRGLKVSAGTVFTGLHHGPAVWEKTWAHVAGIAALTRAMGADHLVVIPSFWRDDKTGEVLEDRTLTAEQWRHLTTQTERLGQEVGDRFGLRIVVHPHADTHVDTEENVSRFLDATDADLVSLCLDTGHYAYCGGDSVKLIETYGERIGYLHLKQVDPAILAEVVANEVPFGPAVARGVMCEPPGGVPALEPVLAAAQRLDAELFAIVEQDMYPCPPDKPFPIAERTRRFLRSCGA; this is encoded by the coding sequence ATGACCTCCTCCGCAGCATCGTTCAACCGCATCCGGATCGGGTCGGCCCCTGACTCCTGGGGCGTGTGGTTCCCCGACGACCCCCGGCAAGTGCCGTGGCAGCGCTTCCTCGACGAGGTGGCGCGGGCCGGATACGAGTGGATCGAACTCGGCCCGTACGGCTACCTCCCCACCGACCCCGCACGGCTCGCCGAGGAGACCTCCTCCCGAGGACTGAAGGTCTCGGCCGGCACGGTCTTCACCGGACTGCACCACGGCCCGGCCGTCTGGGAGAAGACCTGGGCCCATGTCGCCGGCATCGCCGCCCTCACCCGGGCGATGGGTGCGGACCACCTCGTCGTCATCCCGTCCTTCTGGCGCGACGACAAGACCGGTGAGGTACTGGAGGACCGGACCCTCACGGCCGAGCAGTGGCGCCATCTCACCACCCAGACCGAGCGCCTGGGGCAGGAGGTGGGCGACCGCTTCGGTCTGCGGATCGTGGTCCATCCCCACGCGGACACCCATGTCGACACCGAGGAGAACGTCAGCCGCTTCCTCGACGCAACCGACGCGGACCTGGTCTCGCTCTGCCTGGACACGGGCCACTACGCCTACTGCGGTGGCGACAGCGTCAAGCTCATCGAGACCTACGGAGAGCGGATCGGCTACCTCCACCTCAAACAGGTGGACCCGGCAATCCTGGCGGAAGTGGTCGCGAACGAGGTGCCGTTCGGCCCCGCGGTGGCGCGCGGCGTGATGTGCGAACCGCCGGGGGGAGTGCCCGCGCTGGAGCCGGTCCTGGCCGCGGCCCAGCGCCTCGACGCCGAGTTGTTCGCCATCGTCGAGCAGGACATGTACCCCTGTCCTCCGGACAAGCCCTTCCCCATCGCCGAACGCACCCGGCGCTTCCTCCGCTCCTGCGGCGCGTGA
- a CDS encoding helix-turn-helix transcriptional regulator, protein MTDRRLWSYKDIAAHIKVQTDTVRSYRKHGLLPPPDHVEAGKPYWYADTIRVWVANRPGNRGRRS, encoded by the coding sequence ATGACGGACAGAAGACTCTGGTCCTACAAGGACATCGCCGCGCACATCAAGGTGCAGACAGACACGGTGCGTTCGTACCGCAAGCACGGTCTCCTGCCTCCACCGGACCATGTGGAGGCGGGCAAGCCGTACTGGTACGCCGACACCATCCGGGTCTGGGTGGCCAACCGCCCCGGCAACAGGGGGCGCAGGAGCTGA
- the iolB gene encoding 5-deoxy-glucuronate isomerase: protein MDHRDDTAHDRHLRAGTAADGPYSLDIDPRTAGWGYSALRILELAPGASHLLDTGDSEWIVLPLTGGCTVHTEGATMELLGRASVFAGVTDFAYVPRDAQALIASGAGGRFALAGAKCERRLPARRGPAPEVPVEDRGSGGCARRVHNFAAADSFDCDRLIAVEVLTPGGNWSSYPPHKHDEHRPGEETELEEIYYFEIEGEHGFGYQRVSPSRPGGTDLLAEVRSGDAVLVPDGWHGPSIAAPGHAMYYLNVMAGPGPERAWHICFHPDHTEGYR from the coding sequence ATGGACCACAGGGACGACACCGCACACGACCGGCATCTGCGGGCGGGGACCGCGGCCGACGGGCCGTACTCGCTCGACATCGACCCCAGGACGGCCGGCTGGGGGTACTCCGCGCTGCGGATCCTGGAGCTCGCCCCCGGCGCCTCCCACCTGCTGGACACCGGCGACAGCGAGTGGATCGTGCTGCCGCTGACGGGCGGGTGCACGGTCCACACCGAAGGCGCGACCATGGAACTGCTGGGCAGAGCAAGCGTGTTCGCCGGAGTCACCGACTTCGCGTACGTCCCGCGCGACGCCCAGGCGCTGATCGCCTCCGGCGCGGGAGGCCGCTTCGCCCTGGCAGGAGCGAAGTGCGAGCGACGACTCCCCGCTCGCCGCGGCCCCGCGCCGGAGGTCCCCGTCGAGGACCGGGGTTCGGGCGGCTGCGCCCGTCGTGTGCACAACTTCGCCGCCGCCGATTCCTTCGACTGCGACCGCCTCATCGCCGTCGAGGTGCTGACCCCGGGAGGCAACTGGTCCTCGTACCCGCCGCACAAGCACGACGAGCACCGGCCCGGCGAGGAGACGGAACTCGAGGAGATCTACTACTTCGAGATCGAGGGCGAGCACGGCTTCGGCTACCAGCGGGTGTCACCGTCCCGTCCCGGGGGCACCGATCTGCTCGCCGAGGTCCGCAGCGGTGACGCCGTCCTCGTCCCGGACGGCTGGCACGGTCCCTCCATCGCCGCCCCGGGCCACGCCATGTACTACCTGAACGTCATGGCCGGCCCCGGGCCCGAGCGCGCCTGGCACATCTGCTTCCACCCCGATCACACGGAGGGCTACCGATGA
- a CDS encoding GNAT family N-acetyltransferase encodes MTERRPADFSAKPTLTGTKVVLRPFTEEDAPTMAAILRDPEVLLLTGSAGTPPFPDERLRSWYAGRTEQNDRLDLGVVDRASGELVGEAVLNEWDERNRSCNFRTLIGPRGRDRGLGTETVRLIIGYGFERLGLNRISLSVFDFNPRARRAYEKAGFVAEGTEREALRHEDGWVDATTMSVLAREWAVHRGRPVA; translated from the coding sequence GTGACCGAGCGACGACCGGCGGACTTCTCCGCCAAGCCGACCCTCACCGGAACGAAGGTGGTCCTGCGCCCCTTCACCGAGGAGGACGCCCCGACGATGGCGGCGATCCTCCGCGACCCGGAGGTACTCCTCCTCACCGGTTCCGCCGGCACCCCTCCCTTCCCGGACGAACGGCTGCGCTCCTGGTACGCCGGCCGGACCGAGCAGAACGACCGTCTCGACCTGGGTGTGGTCGACCGCGCCTCGGGTGAACTCGTCGGCGAGGCCGTCCTCAACGAGTGGGACGAGCGGAACCGCAGCTGCAACTTCCGCACCCTGATCGGCCCCCGCGGCCGTGACCGCGGCCTCGGCACCGAGACCGTCCGGCTCATCATCGGCTACGGCTTCGAGCGCCTCGGGCTGAACCGGATATCCCTGAGTGTCTTCGACTTCAACCCCCGGGCCCGCCGCGCCTACGAGAAGGCGGGTTTCGTCGCCGAGGGCACCGAACGCGAGGCCCTGCGCCACGAGGACGGCTGGGTCGACGCGACGACCATGTCGGTCCTCGCCCGCGAGTGGGCCGTCCACCGGGGCCGGCCGGTGGCCTGA
- the iolD gene encoding 3D-(3,5/4)-trihydroxycyclohexane-1,2-dione acylhydrolase (decyclizing), protein MSAQRLTVAQALVRFLARQYTERDGRRQRLVGAMWGIFGHGNVAGIGQALLESEDMPFVQGRNEQAMVHAAVGHARQSNRLTTHAVTTSIGPGATNLVTGAALATVNRLPVLLLPGDTFATRPADPVLQQLEVPYAGDVSVNDCLRPVSAYFDRITRPEALIPAALAAARVLTDPAATGAVTLALPQDVQAEAYDWPEEFFAERVWHVRRPQPDPEELAAAVLAVRSARRPLAVAGGGVHHSGAEDALRTFAEATGIPVASTQAGKGSLPYDHPADVGGIGHTGTATADELARTADLVIGVGTRYTDFTTASATLFAHPGVRFLNLNITGFDAHKLAGLPLVADARAGLDALTAALGGHRAEPRYETEYADAKERWERRVDAAYEAPDPDVRPTQTQVLGALDGLVTGDDIVINAAGSLPGDLHKLWRTRSRDQYHVEYGYSCMGYEIPAAIGVAMAAPGRPVWALVGDGTYLMNPTEIVTAVQEGVPIKVVVLQNHGYASIGCLSEAVGSERFGTAYRHREPGAPRAGGPGAAGGGPYTGAPLPVDLAANAASLGMRVLRPKTLRDLREALAEARAADRPTCVYVETETADTVSGAPPAQAWWDVPVAETATRPSAVKAREEYDRQAATRRRHL, encoded by the coding sequence ATGAGCGCACAGAGGCTGACCGTCGCCCAGGCGCTGGTGCGGTTCCTGGCCCGCCAGTACACCGAGCGGGACGGCCGCAGGCAGCGGCTCGTCGGAGCCATGTGGGGCATCTTCGGCCACGGCAACGTAGCCGGAATCGGCCAGGCCCTCCTCGAGTCCGAGGACATGCCCTTCGTCCAGGGGCGCAACGAGCAGGCGATGGTGCACGCGGCGGTCGGCCACGCCCGCCAGTCGAACCGGCTGACCACGCACGCCGTCACCACCTCCATCGGCCCGGGCGCCACCAACCTCGTCACCGGGGCGGCCCTCGCGACCGTCAACCGCCTCCCGGTCCTGCTCCTGCCCGGCGACACCTTCGCGACCCGCCCCGCCGATCCCGTCCTCCAGCAGTTGGAGGTCCCGTACGCGGGGGACGTCTCGGTCAACGACTGCCTGCGTCCGGTGTCCGCCTACTTCGACCGGATCACCCGGCCCGAGGCGCTGATCCCCGCCGCGCTCGCCGCGGCGCGGGTCCTCACCGACCCGGCCGCGACCGGGGCGGTCACGCTCGCGCTGCCGCAGGACGTGCAGGCGGAGGCGTACGACTGGCCGGAGGAGTTCTTCGCCGAGCGCGTCTGGCACGTGCGCCGTCCGCAGCCGGACCCGGAGGAACTCGCGGCTGCGGTGCTCGCCGTACGGTCCGCGCGCCGGCCCCTGGCCGTCGCGGGAGGGGGAGTGCACCACAGCGGGGCGGAGGACGCCCTGCGGACCTTCGCGGAGGCCACCGGGATCCCCGTCGCCTCGACGCAGGCCGGGAAGGGCTCTCTGCCCTACGACCACCCGGCGGACGTCGGCGGCATCGGGCACACCGGCACCGCGACCGCGGACGAACTCGCCCGGACGGCCGACCTGGTCATCGGCGTCGGCACCCGCTACACCGACTTCACCACCGCCTCGGCGACCCTCTTCGCCCACCCCGGTGTCCGCTTCCTCAACCTCAACATCACCGGATTCGACGCCCACAAGCTCGCCGGGCTCCCGCTCGTCGCGGACGCCCGGGCCGGACTGGACGCGCTGACTGCGGCCCTGGGCGGACACCGTGCCGAGCCCCGCTACGAGACGGAGTACGCCGACGCCAAGGAGCGCTGGGAGCGCCGGGTCGACGCCGCCTACGAGGCGCCCGACCCGGACGTCCGCCCCACCCAGACCCAGGTGCTCGGCGCGCTCGACGGCCTGGTCACCGGCGACGACATCGTGATCAACGCCGCGGGATCCCTCCCGGGCGACCTCCACAAACTGTGGCGGACCCGCTCCCGCGACCAGTACCACGTCGAGTACGGCTACTCGTGCATGGGCTACGAGATCCCCGCGGCGATCGGGGTCGCGATGGCAGCGCCCGGACGGCCCGTCTGGGCCCTCGTCGGGGACGGTACGTACCTGATGAATCCCACCGAGATCGTCACGGCGGTCCAGGAGGGCGTCCCGATCAAGGTGGTCGTCCTGCAGAACCACGGGTACGCGTCGATCGGCTGCCTCTCGGAGGCGGTCGGCTCGGAGCGCTTCGGCACGGCCTACCGCCACCGGGAGCCTGGGGCGCCGCGCGCCGGAGGGCCCGGGGCCGCCGGGGGAGGCCCCTACACGGGAGCGCCCCTCCCGGTCGACCTCGCCGCCAACGCCGCCTCCCTCGGAATGCGGGTGCTCCGCCCCAAGACCCTGCGTGACCTGCGCGAAGCCCTCGCCGAGGCCCGCGCGGCGGACCGCCCCACATGTGTCTACGTCGAGACCGAAACGGCAGACACTGTGTCGGGCGCGCCGCCGGCACAGGCGTGGTGGGATGTTCCTGTGGCCGAGACCGCGACCCGGCCGTCGGCGGTCAAGGCCCGGGAGGAGTACGACCGGCAGGCCGCGACCCGGCGCCGCCATCTCTGA
- the mmsA gene encoding CoA-acylating methylmalonate-semialdehyde dehydrogenase gives MTKTVNHWIGGKTVEGASGNWGPVTDPATGAVTTKVALASVEEVDSAVAAAKAAFETWGTSSLAQRTSILFRFRALLDANRDAIAELITAEHGKVHSDALGEVARGLEIVDLACGITTQLKGELSTQVSNRVDVAAIRQPVGVVAGITPFNFPAMVPMWMFPLAIACGNTFVLKPSEKDPSAALKIAELLAEAGLPDGVFNVVHGDKVAVDRLLEHPDISAISFVGSTPIARYIHTTASANGKRVQALGGAKNHMLVLPDADLDAAADAAVSAAYGSAGERCMAISAVVAVGAVGDELVDKIRERAEKIKIGPGDDPSSEMGPLITKAHRDKVASYVHGAADQGADVVLDGTGYTVDGCEDGHWIGLSLLDKVSTDSDAYRDEIFGPVLCVLRADTYEEGLALINASPFGNGTAIFTRDGGAARRFQLEVQAGMVGVNVPIPVPVGYHSFGGWKDSLFGDLHVYGNDGVQFYTRGKVVTTRWPDPSEPHGGVDLGFPRNH, from the coding sequence ATGACGAAGACCGTCAACCACTGGATCGGTGGCAAGACCGTCGAGGGCGCGTCCGGCAACTGGGGACCGGTCACCGACCCGGCGACCGGTGCCGTGACCACGAAGGTCGCGCTCGCGTCGGTCGAGGAGGTCGACAGCGCCGTCGCCGCGGCCAAGGCCGCCTTCGAGACCTGGGGCACCTCCTCCCTGGCCCAGCGGACCTCGATCCTCTTCCGCTTCCGCGCGCTGCTCGACGCCAACCGCGACGCGATCGCCGAGCTGATCACCGCGGAGCACGGAAAGGTCCACTCGGACGCGCTCGGGGAGGTGGCCCGGGGCCTCGAGATCGTCGACCTGGCCTGCGGGATCACCACGCAGCTCAAGGGCGAGCTGTCCACACAGGTGTCGAACCGGGTGGACGTGGCGGCGATCCGCCAGCCCGTCGGCGTCGTGGCCGGCATCACGCCCTTCAACTTCCCGGCGATGGTGCCGATGTGGATGTTCCCGCTCGCCATCGCCTGCGGCAACACCTTCGTGCTCAAGCCGAGCGAGAAGGACCCGTCCGCCGCGCTGAAGATCGCCGAGCTGCTCGCCGAGGCAGGTCTGCCGGACGGCGTCTTCAACGTCGTCCACGGCGACAAGGTCGCCGTCGACCGCCTCCTGGAGCACCCGGACATCTCGGCGATCTCCTTCGTCGGCTCCACTCCGATCGCCCGCTACATCCACACCACCGCCTCGGCGAACGGCAAGCGCGTACAGGCGCTCGGTGGCGCCAAGAACCACATGCTCGTCCTGCCGGACGCCGACCTGGACGCGGCCGCGGACGCCGCGGTCTCCGCCGCGTACGGCTCCGCGGGCGAGCGCTGCATGGCGATCTCCGCGGTGGTGGCCGTCGGCGCGGTCGGCGACGAACTCGTCGACAAGATCCGCGAGCGCGCGGAGAAGATCAAGATCGGCCCGGGCGACGACCCGTCGTCCGAGATGGGCCCGCTCATCACCAAGGCCCACCGGGACAAGGTCGCCTCGTACGTCCACGGCGCCGCGGACCAGGGCGCCGACGTCGTCCTCGACGGCACGGGCTACACCGTGGACGGCTGCGAGGACGGCCACTGGATCGGGCTGTCCCTCCTGGACAAGGTGTCCACCGACTCCGACGCGTACCGGGACGAGATCTTCGGCCCCGTCCTGTGCGTGCTGCGTGCCGACACCTACGAGGAGGGCCTCGCGCTCATCAACGCCTCGCCGTTCGGCAACGGCACGGCGATCTTCACCCGCGACGGCGGCGCCGCCCGGCGCTTCCAGCTGGAGGTGCAGGCGGGCATGGTCGGCGTGAACGTGCCGATCCCGGTCCCGGTGGGCTACCACTCCTTCGGCGGGTGGAAGGACTCGCTCTTCGGCGACCTGCACGTCTACGGCAACGACGGCGTGCAGTTCTACACCCGCGGCAAGGTCGTGACGACCCGCTGGCCGGACCCCTCCGAGCCGCACGGCGGCGTCGACCTCGGCTTCCCGCGCAACCACTGA